A single genomic interval of Agarivorans aestuarii harbors:
- a CDS encoding SDR family NAD(P)-dependent oxidoreductase, with protein MNNLLLVTGGSRGLGRSAALALAKSGVDIVFTYHNQQEKAEQLLNEIRQFGVKAAAIQLDLADNSSFPTFISTLRSTLQQQFERDSINYLINNAGIGIHSSFADTTEQQFDLLMNVHLKGTFFLTQALLPMIDTAGRIVNISSGLTRFSMPGFCAYAMMKGGLEIMTRYLAAELGYKQIRANTLAPGAIETDFGGGAVRDNAALNQQLAEQTALGRVGIAEDIGDALSMLLSDQASWVNGQRIEASGGMLV; from the coding sequence ATGAATAACCTACTATTGGTGACTGGCGGGAGCCGAGGCTTAGGGCGCAGTGCAGCTTTAGCCTTAGCCAAAAGCGGAGTGGATATTGTTTTCACTTACCATAATCAACAAGAAAAAGCTGAACAGCTATTGAACGAAATTCGCCAATTTGGGGTAAAAGCTGCAGCCATTCAACTAGATCTTGCAGACAACAGCAGCTTTCCAACTTTTATTAGTACACTTAGGTCAACCTTACAGCAACAGTTTGAACGGGATTCAATCAACTACCTCATTAACAACGCAGGCATTGGCATTCATAGCAGCTTTGCCGATACCACCGAGCAGCAGTTTGACCTATTGATGAATGTGCACTTAAAAGGCACTTTTTTTCTCACTCAAGCCTTATTGCCGATGATTGACACTGCTGGCCGAATAGTCAACATATCTAGCGGATTAACCCGCTTTAGCATGCCAGGCTTTTGCGCCTATGCCATGATGAAGGGAGGGTTAGAGATAATGACTCGCTATTTGGCAGCAGAACTAGGCTACAAGCAAATTAGGGCAAATACTCTCGCGCCAGGAGCGATAGAAACCGACTTTGGCGGCGGAGCTGTACGTGATAACGCTGCACTTAATCAGCAACTAGCAGAACAAACCGCATTAGGCCGAGTGGGTATTGCAGAAGACATTGGTGACGCCCTCTCCATGTTACTCAGCGATCAAGCATCTTGGGTAAATGGCCAGCGAATAGAAGCTTCAGGTGGAATGCTGGTGTAA
- a CDS encoding LysR family transcriptional regulator, which produces MDKFEAMQRFVAVAQSGSFTRAADLLDLPKSSISNAVQSLEKALVTRLLHRSTRSVTLTQDGEVYLQQCRSILRELDAVESQFRQADEIRGVLRVDMPSRFASTIVLPHLAEWLERYPQVKIKISSADYQIDPVKEGVDCLVRVGELGDSQLIARPLSQYKIYTCASPGYLQRYGEPKQLSELAKHYLIDYAPKMGNSAAEFEYLDQGHRQVLEMPSRLAVNGTDAYMAACEAGLGIIQVPALGAALQLKSGAIQRILPAIEVPPMPVSILYSSRRQLPQRLSLFMEWLQDLMKRLEATSSI; this is translated from the coding sequence ATGGATAAATTTGAGGCGATGCAACGCTTTGTTGCGGTGGCACAAAGTGGCAGTTTTACTCGAGCAGCTGATTTACTGGATTTACCTAAGTCGAGCATATCCAATGCGGTGCAATCCTTAGAAAAGGCGCTGGTTACTCGCTTACTTCATCGTAGCACTCGCAGCGTTACGCTTACCCAAGACGGAGAGGTTTACCTTCAGCAGTGTAGGTCTATTTTACGGGAGCTGGATGCAGTTGAAAGTCAGTTTCGTCAAGCGGATGAAATACGCGGGGTGCTTCGGGTGGACATGCCCAGCCGATTTGCCAGCACCATCGTGCTGCCTCACTTAGCCGAATGGTTAGAGCGTTACCCACAGGTTAAAATCAAAATAAGCAGTGCCGACTATCAAATAGACCCTGTGAAAGAAGGGGTAGACTGTTTAGTGAGAGTTGGCGAACTAGGCGACAGCCAGTTAATTGCTCGCCCCTTAAGCCAATACAAAATCTACACCTGCGCCAGCCCAGGCTATTTACAGCGTTATGGCGAACCAAAGCAGCTTAGCGAACTGGCCAAGCATTATTTAATCGATTATGCGCCTAAAATGGGCAATAGCGCTGCCGAGTTTGAATACCTTGATCAAGGACATCGCCAAGTATTAGAAATGCCCAGTAGGCTGGCAGTAAATGGCACCGATGCTTATATGGCAGCATGTGAGGCTGGCTTAGGCATTATTCAAGTGCCTGCCTTGGGAGCGGCTTTACAGCTTAAAAGTGGAGCCATACAACGTATTTTGCCTGCCATTGAAGTTCCGCCGATGCCAGTCTCGATACTCTATTCGTCACGTCGACAGTTGCCGCAACGTTTAAGTTTGTTTATGGAATGGCTACAAGATTTGATGAAACGTTTAGAGGCGACCAGTTCGATATAA
- a CDS encoding carboxypeptidase M32, whose translation MTKQTAYQQLCEHFKHLSKLSHLNSICGWDQATMMPDGGNQARAEALAELAVIIHEKSTRPEMEEWLQQAAQQNLNPIQQAALREMTRSWRNQTALPADLVKAKSLATAHCEHAWRDQRGANDWKAFQVNLQAVMQLAIEEAQIRADKTGLNPYDAMLDLYEPGMQMQRLDKVFGELQSWLPELITQVVEKQANWPALSLNGPFPSEQQKELGLAVMEKLQFNFKHGRLDVSAHPFCGGVPSDVRITTRYEDEDFTRSLMGIVHETGHARYEQNLPLDYLDLPVGQARSMGIHESQSLFFEMQLGRSQAFVEQLLPLVNQHLCQQKPMQLEELKQHYLSVKPGYIRVDADELTYPAHVMLRYELERDLINQNIKVADIPELWDKKMQQYLGLSTKGNYRDGCMQDVHWPAGLIGYFPSYSLGAMYAAQFHAALVKANPDTPQAVAKGNYDEVFAWLQQNIWSQASIYDTDELVSRATGETLNTRYFEQHLRNRYL comes from the coding sequence ATGACTAAGCAAACTGCTTATCAACAGCTCTGTGAGCACTTTAAACATTTGTCTAAGCTCTCTCACCTAAATTCAATTTGTGGCTGGGATCAAGCCACTATGATGCCAGATGGCGGTAATCAAGCACGGGCCGAAGCTTTAGCAGAGCTGGCAGTTATCATTCATGAAAAATCCACTCGCCCAGAAATGGAAGAATGGCTGCAACAAGCCGCGCAGCAAAACCTGAACCCCATTCAGCAAGCGGCGCTACGTGAAATGACCCGCAGCTGGCGCAACCAAACCGCCCTTCCTGCTGATTTAGTTAAGGCTAAATCACTGGCCACTGCGCATTGTGAGCATGCCTGGCGTGACCAGCGCGGTGCCAACGATTGGAAAGCCTTCCAAGTTAACTTACAAGCGGTAATGCAACTGGCCATTGAGGAAGCGCAGATTCGCGCCGATAAAACCGGCTTAAACCCTTATGATGCGATGCTTGATTTATACGAGCCTGGCATGCAAATGCAGCGCTTAGATAAAGTATTTGGTGAGCTGCAATCTTGGCTACCGGAGCTGATTACTCAAGTAGTCGAAAAACAAGCCAACTGGCCAGCGCTAAGCCTTAACGGCCCCTTCCCTAGCGAGCAGCAGAAAGAGCTAGGTTTAGCGGTGATGGAAAAACTACAGTTTAACTTTAAACACGGTAGATTGGATGTAAGCGCTCACCCGTTCTGTGGCGGAGTGCCCAGTGATGTACGTATAACCACGCGTTACGAAGATGAAGATTTCACCCGTTCATTAATGGGCATTGTGCACGAAACAGGTCACGCAAGGTATGAACAAAACCTTCCGCTAGATTATCTTGATTTACCGGTGGGACAAGCACGTTCTATGGGTATACACGAGAGCCAAAGTTTATTCTTTGAAATGCAATTAGGCCGCAGCCAAGCCTTTGTTGAGCAACTATTACCCTTAGTTAATCAGCACTTATGCCAGCAGAAGCCAATGCAACTTGAAGAACTAAAGCAGCACTATTTAAGTGTTAAGCCGGGTTATATTCGAGTAGACGCCGATGAGCTGACTTATCCTGCCCATGTTATGTTGCGTTACGAGCTAGAGCGCGACCTAATCAACCAAAATATTAAAGTGGCAGATATCCCTGAGTTGTGGGATAAAAAAATGCAACAGTATTTAGGTTTGTCTACCAAAGGAAATTATCGTGATGGCTGCATGCAAGATGTGCATTGGCCAGCAGGGTTAATTGGATACTTCCCTTCTTACTCACTAGGCGCAATGTACGCGGCACAATTTCACGCCGCATTAGTTAAAGCCAACCCCGATACACCGCAAGCGGTGGCAAAGGGTAACTACGATGAAGTATTTGCGTGGCTACAACAAAATATTTGGTCACAAGCCAGTATTTACGACACCGATGAGCTGGTTAGCCGGGCTACCGGGGAAACGTTAAACACCCGCTACTTCGAGCAACACTTGCGAAATCGTTACCTATAA
- the smrA gene encoding DNA endonuclease SmrA has protein sequence MSDEFDLFQQEVAGIKPLKQDAVVSAGDSLNEAAKQARQQAAAEHMATSQDYLSLENVTLLHPDDVVSFKKSGLQQGVFKKLRLGKYEIQAKLDLHKFRLEKARSEIISFIKQCQQLNIRSALIIPGKGHNSDPPALLKSYVSQWLPQIDAVLAIHSAQTMHGGTGAIYVLLKKSELQKLDNRERHARRLA, from the coding sequence ATGTCTGATGAATTTGATCTATTCCAGCAGGAAGTGGCTGGAATAAAACCCTTAAAGCAAGATGCCGTGGTATCGGCTGGCGATAGCCTTAACGAAGCCGCAAAACAAGCAAGGCAACAGGCCGCTGCTGAACACATGGCAACATCTCAAGATTACCTTTCTTTAGAGAATGTGACCTTACTGCACCCCGACGATGTGGTGTCTTTCAAAAAGTCCGGCTTACAGCAGGGAGTGTTTAAAAAACTACGTTTAGGTAAATATGAAATTCAAGCCAAGTTGGATTTGCATAAATTTCGCCTAGAAAAAGCCCGTAGCGAGATCATTAGTTTTATTAAACAGTGCCAACAACTCAATATCCGCAGCGCCTTAATCATTCCGGGCAAAGGCCACAACAGTGATCCACCCGCCTTACTAAAAAGCTACGTGAGCCAATGGTTACCACAAATAGATGCAGTGCTGGCCATTCATAGCGCCCAAACAATGCACGGCGGCACTGGCGCCATATACGTACTACTTAAAAAAAGTGAGTTACAAAAACTCGATAACCGTGAGCGTCACGCTCGCCGTTTAGCCTAA
- a CDS encoding DUF3149 domain-containing protein, whose translation MELWLDLLFGNSIGLMSITVIATTIALMGFYTFYFLKKIRQSDPQQK comes from the coding sequence ATGGAACTTTGGTTAGATTTACTCTTTGGCAATAGCATTGGATTAATGTCGATTACGGTGATAGCCACCACCATTGCTTTGATGGGCTTTTATACGTTTTATTTCTTGAAAAAAATCCGCCAAAGCGACCCTCAGCAAAAATAA